A part of Vigna radiata var. radiata cultivar VC1973A chromosome 11, Vradiata_ver6, whole genome shotgun sequence genomic DNA contains:
- the LOC111240585 gene encoding uncharacterized protein LOC111240585, with the protein MRLEILCLDPVENMKKMWTSAILLTSGNSSKGQSCEYIGPCGLVCRNQDGNPNIQVTPIDEEKTSVYQWRKWRGKKKGLVLRPTTLARREWAVLNMGNERMGKVSPKDSAQLRCSKLSEKCYLTERGKKLQESRSENGDHLLEIS; encoded by the exons ATGCGATTGGAGATCCTTTGTTTGGATCCAGTTGAAAACATGAAGAAGATGTGGACGTCGGCTATCCTCTTAACTAGTGGCAACTCCAGCAAGGGTCAGAGTTGCGAGTACATCGGTCCCTGTGGTTTGGTTTGTCGAAACCAGGATGGTAACCCCAACATTCAGGTCACACCTATAGACGAAGAGAAGACCAGTGTTTACCAGTGGCGGAAGTGGCGAGGGAAGAAAAAAGGACTTGTATTGCGACCAACAACTCTTGCCAGACGGGAATGG gcTGTGTTGAATATGGGAAATGAGAGAATGGGTAAAGTGTCGCCGAAGGACTCTGCTCAGCTTCGCTGCTCCAAGCTTTCAG AAAAGTGTTATCTTacagaaagaggaaaaaagctccaagaatcaagaagtgAAAATGGTGATCATCTCCTTGAGATTTCTTAA